The Actinomyces wuliandei genome contains the following window.
CCGAGTCGGAGTCCCAGGTCGGGCGGGTCAGGTGGCCGGAGGCCAGCGGGCTGTACGGGGTCAGCGAGACGTCATACTGGCGGCACACGGGGATGAGCTCACGCTCGTCCTCGCGGTAGAGCAGGTTGTAATGGTTCTGCATACTGGAGAACCGGGTCCACCCGCTGGCGTCGGCCACCACCTGCATGGTGTGGAGCTGGTAGCCGTACATGGCCGAGGCACCCAGTGCCCGCACGCGCCCGTCGGCAACAAGCCGATGGAGAGCCTCCATGGTCTCCTCAATGGGGGTGTCGTAGTCGAAGCGGTGGATGATGTAAAGGTCGAGGTAGTCAGTGCCCAGGCGCTCCAGGGTGCCGGTGATCTCACGCTCGATGGCCTCACGCGACAGGTGCCCCTCGTTGAAGTAGACCTTGGAGGCCAGCACCACGTCCTCACGGCCGACGCCGAGGTTGCGCAGCGACTGCCCGATGAAAGTCTCGCTGGTGCCCCGGGCGTAGACATTCGCGGTGTCGATAAAGTTGACACCGAGCTCCAGCGCCCGGGCGATGACCTCCTGGGTGGCAGGCTGGTCGATGACCCATTGGTGGGTGTCGGGGAAGACCTCCCCGAAGCTCATGCCACCGATGCACAGCCTGGGGATGGTGATGTCCGTGGCGCCGAGGGTCGTGTACTCCATGTCTGGGTCTCCTTTAACCGCTTTACCCGTACGTCCTGCCGGTACGCGCTGCCCGTGGAGGCACCTTAAGACTCCCCGTGCGGACGGCGTCGCGCAAGACCCCAGGCTGGCCCTGCGAGGACCCCTGTGCGAGGCCCCCTGTGCCGACCGCAACAGCGCGTGACGTGGCAGCACAAAGACGGGAGGGGGCCGCTCACCGGTGGGTGGTGGGCGGCCCCCTCCTTGGTGTGGGGCTCAGTACCGTTGCCAGGGTGCCTGGGTCACGGTCCTGGGCCCGCAGGTGGTCGCGCGGTCGTCCTCACAGGGCGGGCGTCACGACCGGCGGCGGCGCAGGAGCGCGACCCCTCCGGCAATTGCTGCCAGGGCGACGGCGACCGGGAGCAGCACCGTGGCACCAGTCCTGGCCAGGGAGCCCGTGGGCCGGGCCGCGGAGCTCGCCTGGGTCTTCCCAGGATCTGCCGAGCCAGTGGTCACACCAGCCACACCGGACGAGGCGTTCGCAGCAGCCGAGGCACTCGACCCGTCCGTGGGCTCCCCAGTCGGCTCCTCACTCGGGTCCTCAGTCGGCTCCTGCGAGGGGTCGGTTTCCTTCGGCTCCGGTTTCTCGTAGGTGTTGACCGCCTTCAGCGCCACCACCTGGTCCTTGTTGACGATCGGAGCCGTCAGGGACTCCTTGGACGGACCCGTCAGCGTGTAGCCGTCAATCCCGGCCGCCTCGGTGTCCTCGACCAGCGTGCACGTGGTCCCCAGGGGGAGCTGCTTGTCAGGGCTGACGGTCTCGCCCGCCTTGACGCTCAGCGTGCCCTCCGACCCGTCGGTGCAGGTGTAGGAGAAGGAGAACTTTTTGTCCGCGATCTCGTCGTCCGCGCCGGTGGCAACCTTGGTCAGGCTGAAGGTGCCGGTGTGGGCCGTGTAGGTGTTGGTGAAGGTCGTGGCGACAACCTCGCCTTTGGCCGTGACAGCCACCTCCTGCTCCCCGGACGCGGCCAGGTCGTAGCCCTCCACCTGGGCGGCGCCCTCGTTCTCCGTCACGGTGCACTCGGTGCCCACCGGGAAGGTCTGCTCAGCCTCGACGACCTGACCGTCCGCCTTGGCGCTCAGCATGCCCTGGGAGCCGTCGGTGCAGGTGTAGGAGAAGGAGAACTCCGTGTCGCTGACCTCAGCGCCCTCAGCCTTCTTGGCCACCGAGAAGGTGCCCCGGTGCGCGGTGTAGGTGTTGGTCACCTCCACCGCCACGCCGGAGCCCTCGCTCACCGTGACCGTGGCCTGCTCGCCCTCGACGGCCGAGCCGTCCACGGTGACGGTGGTGGAGCGGTCAGCCCCATCCACGTCGGCAGCGCGCTCGGTGACGACACACTCACCCACGGGGACCCCCACCTGCGCGGACTCGCCAGCCTTGACCCTCACCTCGCCGGAGGGGTTGGACCCGTCCTCGGTGGTGCAGGTGTAGTCGAAGACGAACTCCTGGGGGGCCTTGGCTGAGGCGTCGCCCTCAACCGTCTTGGCCACCTGGAAGCCTCCGGTCAACTGAGTGTAGGTGTTGGTGAGGACCACCGCGGTGGTGGCGTCCTTGGCGATGGCGAAGGACGAGCCGGTCTGGCCCTCCACCGTCGTGCTGGTCGCCAGTGCGTACCCGGCCTGGGAGGCGTCCTCCTCGCTGACCGTGCACTGGGTGCCCACGGGCAGGCTCGGGCCGTTGACGGTGGCACCACCGGTGACGCTGAGCGTGTCGGTCTGCGTGGTGCCGTCAGGCAGCACGCACTGGTAGGTCACGGAGTAGGAGCCGCCCCCGAAGTCACCGTCGCCGACCACCTGCTTGGCCACGGAGAAGGTGCCCGTGTCCTGGGAGTAGGTGTTGGTGGCGCTCACGGGCGTGTCCTCGCCGGCGACAACGGTCACCTGGGTCGCGGAGAGCCCGGTGTCCACGGAGTAGCCCTGCCTGGCGGCGGAGCCCTCCTGCTCGCTCACCTCGCACTGGGCGCCTGCGGGCAGCTCAGGCGATGTCACCGCGGTCCCGTCGGCCGGGACCTGGAGGGTGCCGCTCTCACCCGTGGAGCAGGTGTAGTCGAAGGCGAAGGTGTCACCGGAGAAGTCACCGTCACCAGCCACGGACTTGGCCACGGAGAAGGTGCCCGTGTCCTGGGAGTAGGTGTTGGTGGCGCTCACGGCCACCGGGGCGTCCTGGGAGATGGTCACTGTGGACGCCGACAGCTCAGAGTCCACGGAGTACCCCTCCCGGGCCGCGGACTGGGCGTCCTCGCTGATCTCACAGGTCGTGCCCCCGGGAAGCTCGGGGCCGCTGACCGCCTCACCGGTACCGGGAGCCTCCAGGCTGCCCGTCGTGCCCTCGGAGCAGGTGTAGTCGAAGGCGAAGGTGTCACCGGAGAAGTCACCGTCACCAGCCACCGTCTTGGCGATGGTGAAGGTGCCCGTACGAGCGGTGTAGGTGTTGGTGAAGGAGGCCTGGGCCACCACCGTGGTGCCGGCGGTGACACGCACACGCTGGGACAGGGGCGCCTCCAGGTCGTAGCCGCTGATCTCGGCCGAGTCGGTCGACTCGGCGACGGTGCAGGTGGTGCCGACTTCGAAGGAGTCGGTGGCGCGCACCGGCTGGCCGTCACCCTTGGCTGTCAGGGTCCCCTCGGTGCCGTCGGAGCAGGTGTAGGTGAAGGAGTAGTCCTTGGACTCCGCGCCCGGGGCACCGTCAACGGTCTTGACGACCTCGAAGGTGGAGGGGTCGGCCTTGACGACGTTGGTCAGCTCAGCACCCAGGACCTGCTGGTCCCGGATCGTCAGGCTGCTGGTCGGGACCCCACCCACCACGAACAGGCCCTCGCCCCAGCTGTAGCCCTCAGGCAGGGCGATGGAGGGAGCGGCCTCGGTCAGGGTCACCACGGTCCCGGCGGGGAAGGTCACCGACGGGTCCGGGCCCACGAAGACGTTCTTGCGTCCCATGGTGACCTCGAAGGAGGCGGTGCCACCGGTCCTGGCGTCGTTGAGGGTCCCCGGAGCGGTCCAGCCGGGGTAGCTGTCCTGCGTCGCGCCGTTGGGCAGCTCGTAGGCCAGGTTGACGGTGAAGGTCGAGCCTGCGGGCACGTGGTCGGAGGCGGGACCGGTCAGGTACTTGTCCAGGGAGAAGGTGCCGTAGCCGGCCTCCATGGTGACGGTGAGGGAGAAGGAGTCCAGGAAGGACCTGGACGCGTCCCGCTCGAAGGTCGTGCCGTCAATAGCCACGTAGTTCTCGTAGCGGAACCCGGGCACGGCCTTGCCGTCCTCGGCGGTGACAGCGGCGGTGTAGATCAACTGGTAGTTGCTGCTGGGGGCGAAGGGGCCGGTGAGCACGATCCGCGCGCTCTGGCCGGAGTCGGTCTCCTGGCCGTAGACCACCTTGACGCTGAACTCGCCCAGCTCGGTGGTCCTGGAGGACTCGGCGCCGTTGGCCAGGACTACCCGGGCAGTCTGCGGGTCGGGCTGGTCCGCGGAGTTGCGCCGGATGAGCTGCCACCTGGACAGGTCCTCAGGGAAGGACTGGCCGGGGCCCAGGAGGTCAGTGAGCTCGATCTCGTGGACGGTCTTGCCGTCAAAGACCCTGTTGAGCCCGTTGGCCGCGTACTCCTCCTGGAGCCTCTCGGCCCCGAAGCCGATGGTCCAGGTCACCCCGGTGGACAGCTCGGACATGCCGGTGGCGCCCTTGGTCAGGGCGTCAGGAGTGTACCTGGCCACCTGCCCGAGGATCCCGCCCTCGGCGGGCAGGTCCACGGAGACCGTCTCGGAGCCGTTGATGGTGAAGGGGAGCTCCTCCTCGGTCGTGGCGGCGACGGCCAGCGTCTGGATCTTGCCGGCCCCGGAGACGTTCTTGTACCCCTTCGCGATCTGGTCCGGCAGGACCTCGTTGAAGGTGCAGGTCATCGTCGTCTGCGTGATCGCACAGGTACCGACCTCGGTCTCCTGCCCGTCGATCATGTGGGTGAAGGCCCGGGTCTGGGGCACCCGGAAGTTCAGCTCGGCAGGCAGGCCGACGGAGAAGGAGTCCCCGTCCTTGAGCCCGGCCTCGGACGCGTCCCAGCTGAAGGTCAGCAGGGCGATGGATGTGCCCGCGACGAGCTGCCCGGACTCCGGGTTCTCCGAAGCGTCGGTCTTGGCCAGTGCCAGGTTGGACACCTTGATGCCGGTGTTGACGTCAGCGTGTGCGGGGACGGGTACCACTACCGGGACCACCAGGGTGAGCACCATGGCCAGCAGGGCCAGGCACGTACCTGTGCGGAAGGCACCCTTTCCGGGCACCGCCGCACCAACGGCATTGGACTTCATAGACGAGACTTTCTCGAGACTGAGCATCACTGCTCCTGGGGAAATATGACAATCCAGAGTATGGAGGCCCACCCGCCACCCACAAACGCTAGAAGCCAGTGGACACAGTATTTTACGCAACCGATGCCCAGATAACGGGCCGTACGTCCGCCATGCGTTCCCGGCCTCACAGTACGAATCCCCCTGCCGACCACAGCCTATTAGTATCGTGATCCCAGACATCAGGAGGCGGAGAAATACGTCGCTACCTCCGTGAGACATCCCGGCCCACCACGCCCCCGCATCCACCCGGACTGGCACCGTGCCCGTGGCACCGCGAGCGCCAGGGCGACCACCCAGCCAGTCGGCCTGCCCGGCCGGGACGGCTAGGCGCCCATGGCGTCGAAGAGGGAGGTGATGCTGCCGTCATCAAACACGGCCTTGACGGCGCGGGCCAGCAGTGGGGCGATCGGCAGGACCGTCAGCTGCTCGAACTGCTTGCCCGTAGGGATCGGGAGCGTGTCGGTGACGATGACCTCACGCGCGCCGCAAGAGGAGAGACGGTCTACCGCAGGCCCGGAGAGCACGCCGTGGGTGGCTGCCACGATGACGTCCTTGGCTCCGGAGCCCAGCAGGACCTGGACCGCCTTGGCGATCGTGCCCCCAGTGTCGATCATGTCGTCAACCAGGACGCAGGAGCGCCCCTCCACGTCACCGACCACCCGGTTGGCCACGGACTCGTTGGGGCAGGTGACGTCACGCGTCTTGTGGACAAAGGCCAGGGGGGTCCCGCCCAGGGCGCTGGCCCAGCGCTCGGCCACACGGATACGTCCCGCGTCCGGGGAGACCACCGTGGCGTTGGCGGGGACCACCCGGGTCCGCACGTAGTCCACCAGGACAGGCTGCGCCCACAGGTGGTCCCAGGGACCGTCAAAGAACCCCTGCTCCTGGGAGGTGTGCAGGTCCACGCTCATGAGGCGGTCCGCGCCCGCCGTCTGGTACAGGTCCGCCACCAGACGGGCCGAGATGGGCTCGCGCCCCAGGTGCTTCTTGTCCTGACGGGCGTAGGGGAAGAAAGGCGCCACCACGGTAATACGCTTGGCCGAGGCCCGCTTGAGGGCGTCAACCATGATGAGCTGCTCCATGAGCCAGTCATTGACACGGTCACCGTGGGACTGCAGCACGAAGGCGTCGCAGCCCCGCACCGACTCGTTGAAGCGGACGTAGGTCTCCCCGTTGGCGAAGTCGTAGGCGGTGGAGGACAGGACCTCCGTCCCCAGCTCTGCGGCGACCCCCTGGGCCAGCCCGGGGTGAGCCCGCCCGGAGACGATGACCAGCCGCTTCTCGCCGGTGGTGATGATGCCCGTCATGACATAGATCCCTTCTCGCCGCCGCCGCGGCTGTGGTGCGTGGCCGTACCTGTGCTGCGGCAGCCGTGCAGTGGCGCACACTGCCGCTGGTGCCGGCGGGAGCCGCGAGCAGGTGCCCGCCAGGCTCCCGCCCCGGTCTCAGCGCTCACCAGCGGTGTCATCAGCACCCAGGTGGCTGAAAGGAGGCACGACGGCCCCCGGCGGTATCTCGACGTCCTCCAGGATCGCGTAGGCCCCGACACGCACGCCCTGACCCAGGCGGCTCCTCCCACGCAGCAGGACGCCAGGCTCCAGGAGGACGTCCTGGGCCAGCTCCACGGTGACGTCCACCCAGGCCGACGCGGGGTCCACCACCCCCACCCCCTGGGCCATCCAGCCGGACAGGACACGACGGTTGAGCTCGGCACCAAGCCCAGCAAGCTGGGCACGGTCGTTGCACCCCTCCACCAGCCAGTGGTCATCAACCACAAGGGCGCTGGTGGGGCGCCCGGCCCGGTAAGCGTGGGCAACGACGTCGGTGAGGTAGACCTCCCCCTGGTCGTTGTCGGTTCCCAGCGTCGCCAGAGCCTGCCTCAGGTGCCCGGCGTCAAAGACGTAGACGCCGGCGTTGACCTCCCTGACCGCCCGCTGGGCCGGGGTGGCGTCGCGCTCCTCAACGATCGCGCCGACCGCGCCGTCTGGCTCACGCAGGACACGCCCGTAGCCGGTGGGGTCCTCCAGCTCAGTGGTCAGCACGGTGACGGCGTCGCCTCGGTCGGTGTGCTGGGCCACGAGCGCCTCCAGGGTGGCGGTGTCCAGCAGCGGGACGTCCCCACTGGTGACGACGACCCCTCCGGTGAGGTCCTCAGGCAGCGCCGCCAGCCCGCAGGCCACGGCACGTCCGGTGCCGGGGACCTCGTCCTGGTCCACCGCGACGGCCTGCGGCGCCACCTGGGCCAGGTGGGCGACGACGGCGTCGCGCTCGTGGCGCACGACGACGACCAGGTGCTGCGGAGCCAGGCCCATGGCAGCGGTCACGGCATGGCCCAGGAGGCTGCGGCCACCGATGGTGTGCAGTACCTTGGGCGTGGCCGAGCGCATGCGGGTTCCTTGACCAGCGGCCATGACGATGACGGCGGCGGGAGCGGTAGAAGCCACGTGTCCTCTCCTCGGTGGTGCCCGGCAGCCGGGAACCCGGTGCGCCGGACGGATGACTGGCTGGCGACGCGCCTGTGACGTGCCTCTTGACTACTTGTGCGTACCTAGGGCACCCAGGGCACACGTCGAGCACCTTCCGCGCCCGACGAGCCTGGGCAGACCATATGGTACGTCGCTCCGCCCCCAGGACTCGAACCCGGGCCTCAAGGCTCCAAAGGCCTGCGTGCTGCCACTACACCAGGGCGGAACGCCGCCTCTGGGGAGGCGTGCGGGCACAGTGTCTCACGGAGGCAGCAGGATGCGGGCGGAGCCGCACAGGTGTCGTCGCGGCCGGAATACCATCGCGGCGCTGTCGCGGCTCCACGACGGCAGGTGTCTGACCTCCCGGAGAAGGCGTGAAGTCACGCAAAGGGAACGGCATGATGGACCCATGTCCCCCAGAAACGGCAAACGCTCCCACCGGATGAGTGCCTCCCAGCGCCGGGAGCAGCTCATCGACGTCGCCCGGGGCCTCTTCGCAGAG
Protein-coding sequences here:
- a CDS encoding bifunctional UDP-N-acetylglucosamine diphosphorylase/glucosamine-1-phosphate N-acetyltransferase GlmU; amino-acid sequence: MASTAPAAVIVMAAGQGTRMRSATPKVLHTIGGRSLLGHAVTAAMGLAPQHLVVVVRHERDAVVAHLAQVAPQAVAVDQDEVPGTGRAVACGLAALPEDLTGGVVVTSGDVPLLDTATLEALVAQHTDRGDAVTVLTTELEDPTGYGRVLREPDGAVGAIVEERDATPAQRAVREVNAGVYVFDAGHLRQALATLGTDNDQGEVYLTDVVAHAYRAGRPTSALVVDDHWLVEGCNDRAQLAGLGAELNRRVLSGWMAQGVGVVDPASAWVDVTVELAQDVLLEPGVLLRGRSRLGQGVRVGAYAILEDVEIPPGAVVPPFSHLGADDTAGER
- a CDS encoding DUF5979 domain-containing protein, which produces MLSLEKVSSMKSNAVGAAVPGKGAFRTGTCLALLAMVLTLVVPVVVPVPAHADVNTGIKVSNLALAKTDASENPESGQLVAGTSIALLTFSWDASEAGLKDGDSFSVGLPAELNFRVPQTRAFTHMIDGQETEVGTCAITQTTMTCTFNEVLPDQIAKGYKNVSGAGKIQTLAVAATTEEELPFTINGSETVSVDLPAEGGILGQVARYTPDALTKGATGMSELSTGVTWTIGFGAERLQEEYAANGLNRVFDGKTVHEIELTDLLGPGQSFPEDLSRWQLIRRNSADQPDPQTARVVLANGAESSRTTELGEFSVKVVYGQETDSGQSARIVLTGPFAPSSNYQLIYTAAVTAEDGKAVPGFRYENYVAIDGTTFERDASRSFLDSFSLTVTMEAGYGTFSLDKYLTGPASDHVPAGSTFTVNLAYELPNGATQDSYPGWTAPGTLNDARTGGTASFEVTMGRKNVFVGPDPSVTFPAGTVVTLTEAAPSIALPEGYSWGEGLFVVGGVPTSSLTIRDQQVLGAELTNVVKADPSTFEVVKTVDGAPGAESKDYSFTYTCSDGTEGTLTAKGDGQPVRATDSFEVGTTCTVAESTDSAEISGYDLEAPLSQRVRVTAGTTVVAQASFTNTYTARTGTFTIAKTVAGDGDFSGDTFAFDYTCSEGTTGSLEAPGTGEAVSGPELPGGTTCEISEDAQSAAREGYSVDSELSASTVTISQDAPVAVSATNTYSQDTGTFSVAKSVAGDGDFSGDTFAFDYTCSTGESGTLQVPADGTAVTSPELPAGAQCEVSEQEGSAARQGYSVDTGLSATQVTVVAGEDTPVSATNTYSQDTGTFSVAKQVVGDGDFGGGSYSVTYQCVLPDGTTQTDTLSVTGGATVNGPSLPVGTQCTVSEEDASQAGYALATSTTVEGQTGSSFAIAKDATTAVVLTNTYTQLTGGFQVAKTVEGDASAKAPQEFVFDYTCTTEDGSNPSGEVRVKAGESAQVGVPVGECVVTERAADVDGADRSTTVTVDGSAVEGEQATVTVSEGSGVAVEVTNTYTAHRGTFSVAKKAEGAEVSDTEFSFSYTCTDGSQGMLSAKADGQVVEAEQTFPVGTECTVTENEGAAQVEGYDLAASGEQEVAVTAKGEVVATTFTNTYTAHTGTFSLTKVATGADDEIADKKFSFSYTCTDGSEGTLSVKAGETVSPDKQLPLGTTCTLVEDTEAAGIDGYTLTGPSKESLTAPIVNKDQVVALKAVNTYEKPEPKETDPSQEPTEDPSEEPTGEPTDGSSASAAANASSGVAGVTTGSADPGKTQASSAARPTGSLARTGATVLLPVAVALAAIAGGVALLRRRRS
- a CDS encoding aldo/keto reductase; the encoded protein is MEYTTLGATDITIPRLCIGGMSFGEVFPDTHQWVIDQPATQEVIARALELGVNFIDTANVYARGTSETFIGQSLRNLGVGREDVVLASKVYFNEGHLSREAIEREITGTLERLGTDYLDLYIIHRFDYDTPIEETMEALHRLVADGRVRALGASAMYGYQLHTMQVVADASGWTRFSSMQNHYNLLYREDERELIPVCRQYDVSLTPYSPLASGHLTRPTWDSDSVRSTTDTVMRSKYDGGREVDMPIVTRVAEVAQRREVAMSDVALAWHWAKGVAAPIVGCSKPSRVDDAVRALELELSEEDVAYLEEPYQAHELVGPIPHGA
- a CDS encoding ribose-phosphate diphosphokinase; protein product: MTGIITTGEKRLVIVSGRAHPGLAQGVAAELGTEVLSSTAYDFANGETYVRFNESVRGCDAFVLQSHGDRVNDWLMEQLIMVDALKRASAKRITVVAPFFPYARQDKKHLGREPISARLVADLYQTAGADRLMSVDLHTSQEQGFFDGPWDHLWAQPVLVDYVRTRVVPANATVVSPDAGRIRVAERWASALGGTPLAFVHKTRDVTCPNESVANRVVGDVEGRSCVLVDDMIDTGGTIAKAVQVLLGSGAKDVIVAATHGVLSGPAVDRLSSCGAREVIVTDTLPIPTGKQFEQLTVLPIAPLLARAVKAVFDDGSITSLFDAMGA